The following coding sequences lie in one Synechococcus sp. CC9902 genomic window:
- a CDS encoding aldo/keto reductase translates to MAGKGSCRLNSIGFGTWAWGNEFVWGYDPNRDDGRLAATFRQALSSGLNLIDTADSYGTGRLNGRSESLLGGFIEALPASRRSQLVVATKLAPFPWRQGRRGLDRAFNASQKRLGGYLKRVQLHWSTARYAPWQEAALLDGLADLVQAQQVDELGVSNVGARRLLWMQARLRERGVKLSSVQIQWSLLSPGVAPAQELLDLCQALDIEVLAYSPLAFGVLGCTPGDTPRPSTWLRQRLFRRLLPESLPIRQLLAAIARERGVSMVQVALNWCRATGTTPIPGIRSPRQAMDAAAALTWQLSEAECFALNQARERCLARMPSNPFQSR, encoded by the coding sequence ATGGCTGGCAAAGGCTCGTGCCGGTTGAACAGCATCGGTTTTGGAACTTGGGCTTGGGGCAATGAATTTGTTTGGGGGTATGACCCAAACAGGGACGATGGGCGCCTAGCTGCCACGTTTCGCCAAGCCCTTAGCTCAGGACTCAACCTCATCGACACGGCCGATTCTTACGGGACGGGTCGTTTAAACGGTCGCAGCGAAAGTCTTCTGGGAGGCTTTATTGAGGCTTTACCGGCTTCGCGTCGCTCTCAGTTAGTGGTGGCGACAAAGTTGGCTCCTTTCCCCTGGCGTCAGGGGAGAAGGGGGCTGGATCGTGCTTTTAATGCCAGCCAAAAGCGATTAGGTGGTTATCTGAAGCGGGTGCAATTGCACTGGAGTACAGCGCGGTATGCGCCCTGGCAGGAAGCTGCGCTTTTGGATGGTTTGGCTGATCTGGTTCAGGCTCAGCAAGTGGACGAGCTGGGGGTATCGAATGTGGGGGCTCGCCGTTTGCTTTGGATGCAGGCCCGGCTGAGGGAGCGAGGGGTGAAGCTCAGCAGTGTGCAGATCCAATGGTCATTGCTCTCTCCGGGAGTGGCGCCAGCGCAAGAGTTGTTGGATCTTTGTCAGGCGCTGGATATTGAAGTGTTGGCCTACAGCCCATTGGCCTTCGGGGTGCTGGGCTGTACTCCGGGTGATACACCTCGGCCGTCCACCTGGCTACGCCAACGACTGTTTCGCCGACTCTTGCCGGAGAGTCTTCCAATCAGGCAGCTGCTCGCAGCTATCGCGAGAGAGCGTGGGGTATCGATGGTTCAGGTGGCCTTGAATTGGTGTCGAGCCACTGGAACAACACCAATTCCCGGTATTCGATCGCCCCGGCAAGCCATGGATGCGGCAGCAGCACTCACCT
- a CDS encoding lipid-A-disaccharide synthase-related protein — protein sequence MICNGHGEDFIALRVLEAVHRRHPQLPLEVMPLVGQGRAFADAVRAGWLQRIGPTATLPSGGFSNQSLRGLLRDLRAGLPLLSWGQWRLVQRRAHQGRFLVAVGDLLPLLMAWASGAGFGFIGTPKSDYTWRSGPGRNLSDRYHRLKGSEWDPWEWILMRSKRCQWVAMRDQLTARGLRRHRVAAQAPGNPMMDGLQRKTIPKALERCRRVLVLCGSRMPEAQANFDRLLKAIGLVQSAVPMGFLVAAGAEPSPEGFRRSLEQQGFRRSLPPSDQLNAESCWVKGPCMLLIGRSCFDSWSGWSEVGLATAGTATEQLVGLGIPALSLPGPGPQFKASFARRQSRLLGGSVEPCSSPIALATALERLLADADLRRRLGQIGQRRMGASGGSDRLAKLILDHLH from the coding sequence GTGATCTGCAACGGCCACGGAGAAGATTTCATCGCCCTACGCGTTCTGGAAGCGGTTCATCGCCGGCATCCTCAACTTCCCTTAGAAGTAATGCCTCTGGTGGGCCAAGGACGAGCTTTTGCAGACGCGGTGAGGGCTGGTTGGCTGCAACGGATTGGTCCAACAGCGACTCTGCCAAGTGGAGGATTTAGCAATCAAAGTCTGCGGGGACTACTCCGAGATCTTCGAGCGGGGTTACCCCTCTTGAGCTGGGGGCAATGGCGACTTGTTCAACGGCGGGCTCATCAAGGACGCTTTCTTGTGGCCGTTGGCGATCTATTGCCGCTGCTGATGGCCTGGGCCAGTGGCGCTGGCTTCGGATTCATTGGGACGCCAAAAAGTGATTACACCTGGCGAAGCGGTCCTGGTCGAAACCTGAGCGATCGATATCACCGCCTGAAGGGCAGTGAATGGGATCCCTGGGAATGGATCTTGATGCGCTCCAAACGGTGCCAATGGGTCGCGATGCGAGATCAACTCACAGCCCGAGGACTCCGTCGCCATCGGGTGGCTGCTCAAGCGCCCGGTAATCCAATGATGGATGGCCTCCAACGCAAGACGATTCCGAAAGCACTCGAGCGTTGCCGAAGAGTGCTTGTGTTGTGTGGGAGCCGAATGCCTGAAGCCCAGGCCAACTTCGATCGTCTGTTGAAGGCGATCGGCCTTGTGCAATCCGCGGTACCGATGGGCTTCCTTGTTGCAGCGGGAGCCGAGCCCTCACCGGAAGGGTTTCGAAGAAGTTTGGAACAACAGGGCTTCAGGCGAAGTTTGCCTCCATCCGATCAACTCAACGCAGAAAGCTGTTGGGTAAAAGGCCCCTGCATGCTGCTCATTGGACGATCCTGTTTTGACAGTTGGAGCGGCTGGTCTGAAGTGGGCCTTGCCACGGCTGGAACAGCCACAGAACAGCTTGTAGGCCTTGGCATTCCAGCCCTCTCGTTACCGGGTCCTGGCCCCCAGTTCAAGGCAAGTTTTGCGCGCAGGCAAAGCCGATTGCTTGGAGGCTCAGTCGAGCCTTGTTCATCACCGATTGCGCTGGCAACGGCACTCGAACGCCTGCTGGCAGACGCAGATTTACGGAGGAGGCTGGGGCAGATTGGCCAACGACGCATGGGAGCATCAGGGGGCAGCGATCGGCTCGCCAAGCTGATCCTTGACCACCTGCACTGA